The DNA segment CCCTGGCCAGCTTTGCCGCCAACCGCACGCCGTTTGCGGTGCTGGCCATCGACATTGACCACTTCAAGCGGGTGAACGACAGCTTCGGCCACGACGTGGGCGACACCGTGCTCAAGCACCTGGCCCTGCAGATGCGCGATGTCTCCCGCATCGACGATCTGCCCTGCCGCGTGGGCGGTGAAGAGTTCGTGATCCTGCTGCCCGGTGCGCCCCGCCACATTGCCGCCCAGGTGGCCGAACGCCTGCGCCTGCTGGTGGAGAGCACCGAGCTGCCCAACGTGGGCCACATCACCATCTCGCAGGGCGTCTCCAGCTGGCCCGATGGCAGCAGCGACATGCCCACGGTCTTCAAGCAGGCCGACAACATGCTCTACGCCGCCAAGCGCGCCGGCCGCAACCGGGTGAAAGTCTTCACGCCGGGCAGGAAAGTGGCGGAGACCGTTTAGCTCGCGCGTCCAGGGTGCTGCGGGCTCCCGTACGCAGCGCCTGCGCCCTGCGGCGGTGTACCTATTGAAAAACGCTTTGCAGCCCTGCCAGATCGGAGCATGCCCTCCCTGGCGCCACCGCCCATCTCTGGCCCGTGGCTGCAAAGAATTTTTCAACCATGGCCCAGCGCACGGCTGCACACTCCAGTGCCCATGGCGGCAGGCCTTACCCCTCAATCCAGCTGCACACCCGCCCGCTGGATGATCTCGCCCCAGCGCCGCGCCTCTTCGCGCGCCTGGGTGTAGAACTGGGTGGGGCTGCCGGCCAGCGCATCCATGCCCAGTTCCTTGAGGCGCAGCGCCACGGCGGGGCTGGCCAGGGCGCGGTTCAGCTCGGCATTGAGCCGCTCGACCACCGCCGTGGGAATGCCGGCCGGGCCCAGCACGCCCTGAAAGGCATAGACCTCGGCACCGCTTACTCCCGCTTCGGCCAGCGTGGGCACCTGGGGCAGCGCGGCCAGGCGCTGGGCCGAGCCGCTGGCCAGCGGCCGCACCTTGCCGGTCTGCATCAGCGGCAGGCCGGCGGCCAGGTCCAGAAACATGCATGGCACCTGCCCGCCCATCACATCGGCCACGGCCGGTGCCGCGCCCTTGTAGGGCACATGGGTCAGCTGTGCCCCGGTGCGCTGCTTGAACAGCTCCATGGCCAGGTGGTGGGGAGACCCATTGCCCGGTGAGGCGTAATGGATGCCGCCCGGCTGGGCCTGGGCCCGCTCCAGCAACTGGGCCACCGTCTGCACCGGAAAGGCCGGGTTCACCACCAACACCAGCGGAAAGCGGCTGATGCCGCCGATGTAGCTGAAGTCCCGGGCCGGCTCAAACGGCAGCTTGCGAAACAGGTGTTCGTTGAAGGCCAGCACGGCGTTGTCGGCGGACATCAGGGTGTAGCCGTCCGCCCGCGCCGTGGCCACCTGGTGGGCCGCGATATTGGTGGAGGCGCCAGGCTTGTTCTCGATCACGATGGGCTGGCCCAGTGCTGGGCGCATGGCCTCGGCCACGGTGCGGGCCAGCACATCGGTGCCACCGCCCGGCGGATAGGGCACCAGCCACCGGATGCTCTGGCGCGGCCAGCCGGCGAGGCCGGGGGCAGCGGTCTGCGCCAGCGCCCGTGTCCCCCAAAGTCCGCCGGCCGCCACCGCTGCGGTGCCGGCCAGCCACTGTCTGCGATCCATGCTCTGCCTCCTGTGGGCGGCGGAAGCCGCTCTGGCCTCCATGCTGCCGCAATCCGCGCGGGTCCGTCGCCCGCGCTTGCCGCTATTGCGCGGGCGCCTTTTTTACGCCAGAAGTGCCCGCAGCGCCGCCCGGCGTCCTGCTGCCCCATGCCACCGGCTGCACGTCAAAGCCCTGCGCCGCCAGCAGCGCAGGCAGGCCTTGGGGACCGACCAGGTGCATGGCGCCCACGGCCACAAACAGGGTGTGGCCGGCACGCAGCTGCTCGGCAACGGCGCGGGCCATGCCCGGGTTGCGGCCGTCGATCAGGCGGGCGTAATCGGCGCGCTCCTCCGCCGTGTTCAGGCAGTTGCACCACTGCGGATAGCGTTCGAGCTGGCGCACATCGCCATCGGCCCAGGCCTGTACCAGGCGCGCCAGTTGCTGTGGCGCATCCGCGCGCTCCAGCTGGCGCAAGCCGCTGTCCACGCTGCGCTGCACCTCGGCCGGGTCGTCGGACACCAGCTCACGCAGCTGTGTTTCCGGGGTTTCCAGCCCGATCACCGGCTTGCCCTGGGCATGGGCCGCACCGGCCAGCACCAGGTCCACCCCCAGCTGCGGATCCAGCCCCTGATGGCGCCCCACCATGGTCAGCAGCGTCACCAGCTGGGCCTCAGGCCGCAGCGGGGCCAGGGCCTCGGGCATGCAGGCGGCCTGCAACTGGCGGTCCAGGCGTTGCTGCAGCGCCGGCGGCAGCGGCGGTGCCCCCTTGCGAGCGCGCAGGCCTTCGGTCAAGGCCTGGAGCACGGCCGGGTCCAGCAGATTCAGTTCCAGCGCCAGGCGGTCCACGCCCATCAGCGCCCGGATGGTGCGGGGTCCGGGCATCATCCATTCGAGCTTGTTGACGTGGATGGTGCCGTACAGCCAGCTGGTGCGGCCGCCATGCTCCAGCTTCCAGAGCATGCCGCGGTCGCGCGCATGGCGCTGCAACAGCACCAGCTCCTGCTGGCTGGGCGCCACCAGCGTGGGCGGGCAGCCCTGCGCCGCAGGGGCCGGTTTGCCGGACGGGGGCGCTGCAGCCTGTGCCAGCCCCCAGCCTGCGCCCCATGCCAGCAGCGCGGCCGCCATGCGGCGCTTCCAGGGAGACCGCATCGGGTTGCCGTGCTGCATGCGCTGTTGGTTCCTTTCTGGCTTATTCGTCATCGGCACCATCACCCCGATCGGCACCGGGCGGCACCACGTTCTGGTCGATGGCACCAAACAGGCTGGCCCCGTCCTTGCCCTTCATCTCGATGCGGATGGTGTCGCCAAACTTCATGAATTCGGTCTGCGGCGCCCCGTCCTGGATGGTTTCGATGCAGCGCTTCTCGGCAATGCAGCTATAGCCCTTGGGCCATTCCATGCGCTTGGCCTTGCCCTTGCCGGTTTCCACCCCGGGGTTGCTGACCGTGCCGCTGCCGATGATGGAGCCGGCCCGCACATTGCGCGTCTTGCAGATGTGGGCAATCAGCTGGCCGAAGTGGAAGGTCATGTCCTCACCGGCATCGCACATGCCCACCTTGCGGCCGTTCCAGGTGGATTGCAGCGTCAGGTGCAGGCGGCCGTTCTTCCAGCTGTCGCCCAGCTCGTCCAGCGTCACCGCCACCGGGCTGAAGGCCGTGGCCGGCTTGGCCTGGAAGAAACCGAAACCCTTGGCCAGCTCGTTGGGAATGAGGTTGCGCAAGCTGACATCGTTGGCCAGCATCACCAGGCGGATACCGTCCAGCGCCTGGGCCGGCGTGCTGCCCATGGGCACATCGGTGGTGACCACGGCGATTTCGGCTTCGAAGTCGATGCCCATGGCCTCGCTGGGCACCACGATGTCGTCGCACGGGCCGATGAAATCATCGCTGCCGCCCTGGTACATCAGCGGGTCGGTGTAGAAGTTGGCCGGCACCTCCGCATTGCGCGCCTTGCGCACCAGCTCCACATGGTTGATGTAGGCCGAGCCGTCGGCCCACTGGTAGGCGCGCGGCAGCGGCGCCATGCACTGCTGCGGGTCGAAAGGGAAGGCATGCGGGGCCTTGCCGTGGTTGAGCTGGTGGTAGAGGTCCTGCAGCTGCGGGGCCAGAAAAGCCCAGTCATCGAGCACCTGCTGCATCCGGCTGGCGATGCCAGTCGCATAATGGGCCAGCCGCAGATCGCGCGAGACGACGACCAGTTGGCCGTCACGGGAACCATCTTTGTAGGTGGCGAGTTTCATTGGCCTGTGCCTCCATGCCGCAGACCGCTGCGGTCTGCCAGAATTACATTCAGTGAAATGGATTTAACTAAACAAAATTCTAGTGCAATGGACAAGGAACGCGCGGGCATCCAATCGGTGGAAGTGGGCTTCACCCTGCTGCAGGCACTGGCCGGCGCAGGGCGCGCGCTGATGCTCAAGGACCTGGCAGGCACCGCTGGCATGAGTGCCGCCAAGGCCCACCGCTACCTGGTGAGCTTTTTGCGCCTGGACCTGGTGGTGCAGGACGCACGCGGCCGCTACGACCTGGGCCCGGCCGCCCTGCACCTGGGCCTGGCTACGCTGCAGCGCCAGGACCCGGTGCGCCTGGCCCGCGAACGCCTGCCGGCACTGCAGGCGCAGATTCCGCACACGCTGGCCCTGGCCGTCTGGGGCAACCGCGGCCCCACCCTGGTGCACTGGGAACCCAGCCCCCAGGCTGTGGTGGCCCATCTGCGCCTGGGCGATGTGATGCCCTTGCTCAGCTCTGCCACCGGCCGCTGCTTTGCCGCCTGGATGCCGCCGGCACTCACCGCGCCGCTGCTGGCCGCTGAACTGCTGCAGGCCGGCAGCAGCGCACGCAGCGACCTCCCCCGCACCGATGCCGCACTGCAGCAGTTGCTGGCTGGCATACGCCAGCAGGGCTGCGCCCGCGTGATCGACACCCTGCTGCCGGGCACTGCGGCGTTCTGCGCCCCGGTGTTCAACGCCAGCGGCCACCTGGCACTGGGCATTCTCAGCCTGGGAGCGACGGCCGGTTTCGACACCGCCTGGGGCGGCAGCGTGCACACCCCGCTGCAGTCCATGGCGCAGCAGCTGTCGCACGACCTCGGCCACCGCGCCATGGTGTCGCCCGTGCAGCCCACGCCCACGGCGGCCGGTTGAAAGGTCCGAGCATGCGCCGCCGCATCCTGGTGATTCTGCTGCTGACCGTGGTGGTGGGCGCCGCCCACTGGTGGCTGCTAAACGATCTGCCCTGGGGACAGACCACCGCCAAAGCCCCTACAACCGACACTGCGCCGGTGTTTGACACCCGCAGCATTGCGCCGCCCCCGCCTCCACCACCTCCGCCGCCCCCCAAGCCCGCCCCGGCACCCAAGCCACGCCCTCCGGCGCCAGCCCCCCAGCCCGCTCCACCGCCTGCGCCGGAACCCGTACCGGAGCCTGTGGCAGCGCCCGAACCGACGCCGGACGCCATGCCGGAGCCTGCGGGGAACAATGCCGCCGCCGGAGCCGCGCCGGTGCCTGCCGAAGCCGCACCGTCCACCACGCCCGCGCCAGCGGACGACGAAGACGACGAGGACAGCGCAAGCTCCCCGCCGGGCAATGCCAATGCCCCGCCCCAGGGCATCAGCCTGCGCGCCGCCCCCGGCCAGCCACGGCAGACCGATCTGGCCTACCAGGCGCCACCGGCCCAACAGCTGGTGTTCCAGGTACAGGGCCAGGTCAAGGGCTTCAGCTACAGCGCCAGCGCCAGGCTGCGGTGGCAGCCCCAAGGCCCGTCCTACCAGGCCAGCCAGGAGATCAGTGCCTTCCTGCTGGGCACACGCTCCCAGGCCAGCCGCGGGCAGATCACCGCCAGCGGCCTGCAACCCGACCGCTTCGAAGACCGGGCGCGCAAAAAGCTGCGTGCAGCCAGCATGGACTGGGTCGCCGGCCTGGCACGTTTCGAGCCCGAGGCCCCGCTGGCCCGCATCGCCCCCGGCACGCAGGACCGGCTCAGCGTGTTCCTGCAGCTGGCCGGCCTGCTGGCCGCCGCACCACAGCGCTACCCCGCCGGCGCTGAAATCACCCTGCCCACGGCCAGTACCAAGGCCGTGGAGCCCTGGACCTTCCAGATGCACGGCGCCGAGCCACTGGAGCTGCCGGGCGGCGCGCTGGACACGCTGCGCCTTGAACGCCTGCCGCGCAACGGCCGCGACCAGAAAGCCGAGCTCTGGTTGGCCCCGGCACTGGGCTATCTGCCGGTGCGCATCCGGTTGAGCGAAAGCAACGGCGACTACGCGGACCTGCGGCTGCAATCCCACAGCAGCCCTTGAATACCGCCCACAAGGGTGTTGTGCAAGCATCCTGCGCACCAGGGCATTTCCATGGAATACTGGGACTGTGACGACCGGACCAAGGGACTCCCCCTTGAAACCGCCGCCACGGCGGCCATCTAGAGCCTGCAACAGGCAACAGGAGGTGCTATTTATGCAAATGCTTTACGACTCGGATTCCTTTGTGGTCCTGCACATGCAGCCCGAGCTGGAGACACCCTCCGCCATCACCCTCGCCGACGGCAAGACCCCGGCACCTCCCATGCCCCGCCACGGCTTCGAGATCGTGGACAAACGCTCGGGCAAAGAGGTCTACCTGGACGGCTCCTGGGCCGAGATGTTTCAGAAAGTCATCCTGGAGTGGCAGCGTGAATCGCCCACCCAGGAAGAAGTCGAGGACACGCTGGAGCTGTATTCCGGCCTGGCCCAGAACCCGGTGCTGGTGCACTGACCCCTGATTCCACCTCCCCCAAGGCCGCACCAGCGGCCTTTTTTATGCCCGGCACCCGGCCTGCTGCCAAGGCACCGACCCTGTCCGCAACGCGTTTATCGCGGGCAACGTCTGCACACAAGACCAAGGGTTACTACCATGAAGGGAGCGGCAAGCGGCCCGCCTGGGGTTCGCAGGCATGGCGCGGTGCCCACCCTGACTCCCCCATGCATCTCACCACGTCCCCCTCCCTGATTGCGGCAGCCTGCGCCCTGTGCTGTGCCGCTGCCTCCGCACAGACCCCGACCGCAGACGCGGTCATGGCCACCACCGAAGTGCGCTCTGCGGCCGGCAGCCCCAGCCTGCAGGCCCTGCCAACCTCCGCCACCGTGCTCGACGGCGAAGCCCTGCGCGACCGCCAGCTGCAGGTCAACCTGTCCGAAAGCCTGGCCAGTGTGCCCGGCCTGCAGATCAAGAACCGCCAGAACTACGCCCAGGATCTGCAGCTGTCCGTGCGCGGCTACGGTGCGCGCTCCACCTTCGGCCTGCGCGGCGTGCGCCTGTATGTGGACGGCATTCCCGCCACCATGCCAGACGGCCAGGGTTCGCTCTCGCACATCGACATTGCCAGCCTGGAGCGCGTGGAAGTGCTGCGCGGCCCGTACTCGGCGCTGTATGGCAACTCGGCCGGCGGCGTGGTCAGCATGTACACCGAAACCCCGACCGGCGCCCCCAGCGTGGAAGGCGGCTTCGCCGTGGGCAGCAACGGCCAGAAGCGCCTGTCGGCCAAGGCCAGCGGCCAGACGGCCCAGGGCCTGAGCTATGTGCTCAGCGCCAGCCGCTTTCTCACCGACGGCTACCGCGACCACAGCGCTGCCGACCGCAACATCGCCAATGCCAAGCTGAGCACCGCCATCGGTGACGATGCACAGCTGACCATCGTCGCCAACACCATGGAATCTGATGCGCAGGACCCGCAGGGCCTGACCTGGAAGCAATATCAAGCCAACCCGCGCCGGGCCTCTATGGACTCAGACAACGGCAATGCCCCTGTCGCCGAGAGCTTCGACACCCGCAAGTCGCTCAAGCAGACCCAAATGGGCGCCACTTATGAGCGCAAATTCAATGGCACCCACAGTGTGGCCTTGACTGCATACGCCGGGCACCGGTCTATGGAGCAGTACCAATCTATACCCTTGAAAAATAGCTCTGGCTATGCCATTCAAGAGAATGCAAAGCACGCGGGTGGTGTGATCGATATGTCCCGTGACTACGCCGGTGTCGATGCGCGTTGGACAGGAAAATTTAGCGATGCACCTATCCCCGTCACAGTGACAGCGGGCTTGGCCATGGACTACGTGCAAGAAGATCGCAAGGGCTATAAGAATTACACGGGCAATGTCAATGCGCCAACAGCCATTGGCGTAAAAGGCAATCTGAGCCGCGACGAAAAAAATACCATCACCAACATCGACCCCTATGTGCAAGCCACCTGGCAACTGGCTCCACGCTGGAGCTTGGACACCGGATTGCGCTACAGCCGAGTCAAGTTTGAGATTGATGACCGCTTCATCCGCCCCGGCAACCCCGATGACTCCGACAGCACCAGCCAGCACAAAGCCCTGCCGGTGGTGTCGCTGGCCCACCAACTGAGCACCAACCAGACGCTGTACGCCAGCGCGGGCCGAGGCTTTGAGACGCCAACCCTCGCCGAGATGTCCTACCGCAACGACGGCAGCGGCATGAATACCGCACTGCAGCCCAGCGTGAGCTCCCAGTACGAAGTGGGCTACCGCCAGCGCCTGACCGGAGACGTGCGAGGCAGTTGGAGCGCCGCCATCTTTCGCTCCAATACCAGCGACGAGATTGTGAGCGACCTGAGCGCGGGAGGCCGCACCACCTACCGCAATGCCGGCGATACCCGCCGCCAGGGCGTGGAACTGCAGGGCGACCTGCGCCTGACGCCACAGCTGCAGCTGCAGGCCGCCTACACTTACCTGGACGCCACGTTCCGCCAGGCATCGGGCACTGCCGCGGCCGGCAATTTCCTGCCCGGCCTGGCCAAGCAGCACCTGTGGCTGGGGCTGG comes from the Comamonas terrigena NBRC 13299 genome and includes:
- a CDS encoding Bug family tripartite tricarboxylate transporter substrate binding protein, which produces MDRRQWLAGTAAVAAGGLWGTRALAQTAAPGLAGWPRQSIRWLVPYPPGGGTDVLARTVAEAMRPALGQPIVIENKPGASTNIAAHQVATARADGYTLMSADNAVLAFNEHLFRKLPFEPARDFSYIGGISRFPLVLVVNPAFPVQTVAQLLERAQAQPGGIHYASPGNGSPHHLAMELFKQRTGAQLTHVPYKGAAPAVADVMGGQVPCMFLDLAAGLPLMQTGKVRPLASGSAQRLAALPQVPTLAEAGVSGAEVYAFQGVLGPAGIPTAVVERLNAELNRALASPAVALRLKELGMDALAGSPTQFYTQAREEARRWGEIIQRAGVQLD
- a CDS encoding TraB/GumN family protein produces the protein MQHGNPMRSPWKRRMAAALLAWGAGWGLAQAAAPPSGKPAPAAQGCPPTLVAPSQQELVLLQRHARDRGMLWKLEHGGRTSWLYGTIHVNKLEWMMPGPRTIRALMGVDRLALELNLLDPAVLQALTEGLRARKGAPPLPPALQQRLDRQLQAACMPEALAPLRPEAQLVTLLTMVGRHQGLDPQLGVDLVLAGAAHAQGKPVIGLETPETQLRELVSDDPAEVQRSVDSGLRQLERADAPQQLARLVQAWADGDVRQLERYPQWCNCLNTAEERADYARLIDGRNPGMARAVAEQLRAGHTLFVAVGAMHLVGPQGLPALLAAQGFDVQPVAWGSRTPGGAAGTSGVKKAPAQ
- a CDS encoding fumarylacetoacetate hydrolase family protein, with translation MKLATYKDGSRDGQLVVVSRDLRLAHYATGIASRMQQVLDDWAFLAPQLQDLYHQLNHGKAPHAFPFDPQQCMAPLPRAYQWADGSAYINHVELVRKARNAEVPANFYTDPLMYQGGSDDFIGPCDDIVVPSEAMGIDFEAEIAVVTTDVPMGSTPAQALDGIRLVMLANDVSLRNLIPNELAKGFGFFQAKPATAFSPVAVTLDELGDSWKNGRLHLTLQSTWNGRKVGMCDAGEDMTFHFGQLIAHICKTRNVRAGSIIGSGTVSNPGVETGKGKAKRMEWPKGYSCIAEKRCIETIQDGAPQTEFMKFGDTIRIEMKGKDGASLFGAIDQNVVPPGADRGDGADDE
- a CDS encoding IclR family transcriptional regulator, which produces MDKERAGIQSVEVGFTLLQALAGAGRALMLKDLAGTAGMSAAKAHRYLVSFLRLDLVVQDARGRYDLGPAALHLGLATLQRQDPVRLARERLPALQAQIPHTLALAVWGNRGPTLVHWEPSPQAVVAHLRLGDVMPLLSSATGRCFAAWMPPALTAPLLAAELLQAGSSARSDLPRTDAALQQLLAGIRQQGCARVIDTLLPGTAAFCAPVFNASGHLALGILSLGATAGFDTAWGGSVHTPLQSMAQQLSHDLGHRAMVSPVQPTPTAAG
- a CDS encoding DUF3108 domain-containing protein, with translation MRRRILVILLLTVVVGAAHWWLLNDLPWGQTTAKAPTTDTAPVFDTRSIAPPPPPPPPPPPKPAPAPKPRPPAPAPQPAPPPAPEPVPEPVAAPEPTPDAMPEPAGNNAAAGAAPVPAEAAPSTTPAPADDEDDEDSASSPPGNANAPPQGISLRAAPGQPRQTDLAYQAPPAQQLVFQVQGQVKGFSYSASARLRWQPQGPSYQASQEISAFLLGTRSQASRGQITASGLQPDRFEDRARKKLRAASMDWVAGLARFEPEAPLARIAPGTQDRLSVFLQLAGLLAAAPQRYPAGAEITLPTASTKAVEPWTFQMHGAEPLELPGGALDTLRLERLPRNGRDQKAELWLAPALGYLPVRIRLSESNGDYADLRLQSHSSP
- a CDS encoding BTH_I0359 family protein: MQMLYDSDSFVVLHMQPELETPSAITLADGKTPAPPMPRHGFEIVDKRSGKEVYLDGSWAEMFQKVILEWQRESPTQEEVEDTLELYSGLAQNPVLVH
- a CDS encoding TonB-dependent receptor, which codes for MHLTTSPSLIAAACALCCAAASAQTPTADAVMATTEVRSAAGSPSLQALPTSATVLDGEALRDRQLQVNLSESLASVPGLQIKNRQNYAQDLQLSVRGYGARSTFGLRGVRLYVDGIPATMPDGQGSLSHIDIASLERVEVLRGPYSALYGNSAGGVVSMYTETPTGAPSVEGGFAVGSNGQKRLSAKASGQTAQGLSYVLSASRFLTDGYRDHSAADRNIANAKLSTAIGDDAQLTIVANTMESDAQDPQGLTWKQYQANPRRASMDSDNGNAPVAESFDTRKSLKQTQMGATYERKFNGTHSVALTAYAGHRSMEQYQSIPLKNSSGYAIQENAKHAGGVIDMSRDYAGVDARWTGKFSDAPIPVTVTAGLAMDYVQEDRKGYKNYTGNVNAPTAIGVKGNLSRDEKNTITNIDPYVQATWQLAPRWSLDTGLRYSRVKFEIDDRFIRPGNPDDSDSTSQHKALPVVSLAHQLSTNQTLYASAGRGFETPTLAEMSYRNDGSGMNTALQPSVSSQYEVGYRQRLTGDVRGSWSAAIFRSNTSDEIVSDLSAGGRTTYRNAGDTRRQGVELQGDLRLTPQLQLQAAYTYLDATFRQASGTAAAGNFLPGLAKQHLWLGLDYRITPEWTVGVSAEHMGKVFVNDANSEAAPSYTVAAASVGYRKVMGPWTLRAFARVDNLFDRQYVGSVIVNDGNSRYYEGAPGRNWSTGMNLAYSF